In Chryseobacterium camelliae, one DNA window encodes the following:
- a CDS encoding T9SS type A sorting domain-containing protein has translation MKKFYTGALFLCAALGMSAQEVIWQKDIRSSSQDFLSQVTTTIDQQYLITGSSIQSKKLSAEGNQNSGYDFHLVKLNQQGEEIWEKYFSGQNHDFLSATVNTQEGGFLLAGTSFSGKGSDKKDDSKGGSDIWLIRINEFGDELWQKSLGTASDEEARSVIQTTDLGFFVAGNIQNSGKGYGSKDAWIIRLDKNGKEISQLILGGRGLDEVEKMIPTKDGGALLGIYSRSGSVTMNDHRSLMDDKINNQSSLITHAKSVDNYGEGDYWIVKLSKDGKVEWEKNFGGKGDDHIRTLALTSTGYLIGGESRSERSGNKTVGIEEGTDIWLIALNERGEEAWQKSYNFKNRDVLMGMSVVNKRQEWGTKSQEPGTKNQDGQDTTKGILLGGYTQAEGRIEHNDETFWMLYVDQNGNEQWRKHVKGESSKKEERLSDIKLNRDGSIVLAGTSAEELGKENWKIVKLGDSQIDQLIEKQDIRIYPNPVSDYAYVEIGFEGQRVGAFEAEISVYDMGGRQLQSIRTKNKVTKINTQALVQGAYLVSVKTNDNKTASAKLIKK, from the coding sequence ATGAAGAAATTCTACACTGGCGCATTGTTCTTATGCGCAGCTCTGGGTATGTCTGCCCAGGAAGTAATCTGGCAGAAAGACATCCGATCCTCCTCACAGGATTTCCTTTCCCAGGTAACCACCACCATTGACCAGCAGTACTTAATTACCGGCAGTTCGATCCAATCCAAAAAACTTTCTGCTGAAGGCAATCAAAACAGTGGCTATGACTTCCACCTGGTGAAATTAAACCAGCAGGGAGAAGAGATCTGGGAGAAATATTTCTCAGGCCAGAACCATGATTTTTTATCTGCTACCGTAAATACCCAGGAAGGAGGTTTTCTTCTGGCAGGAACCTCATTCAGCGGAAAAGGCTCAGATAAGAAGGATGATTCTAAAGGCGGCTCAGATATCTGGCTGATCAGGATCAATGAATTCGGGGATGAACTCTGGCAGAAAAGCTTAGGCACAGCTTCGGATGAAGAAGCCAGATCGGTCATCCAGACCACGGACTTAGGATTCTTTGTTGCCGGGAATATCCAGAATTCAGGAAAAGGTTATGGTTCCAAAGATGCCTGGATCATCAGGCTGGATAAAAACGGTAAGGAAATCTCCCAGCTGATCTTAGGGGGCAGAGGCCTGGATGAGGTGGAAAAGATGATCCCGACAAAAGATGGCGGTGCCTTACTAGGGATCTACTCCAGAAGCGGAAGTGTTACTATGAATGATCATCGATCATTGATGGATGATAAAATCAATAATCAATCATCACTTATCACTCATGCAAAATCGGTCGACAATTACGGTGAAGGCGACTATTGGATCGTCAAATTAAGCAAGGACGGGAAAGTTGAGTGGGAAAAGAACTTTGGAGGCAAAGGCGATGATCATATAAGGACCTTAGCTCTTACTTCAACGGGCTATCTCATTGGCGGGGAATCCAGATCTGAAAGATCGGGGAATAAAACCGTAGGGATAGAAGAAGGAACTGATATCTGGCTGATCGCTTTAAATGAAAGAGGAGAAGAAGCCTGGCAGAAATCCTACAACTTTAAGAACCGGGATGTCTTGATGGGAATGAGTGTGGTGAATAAGAGACAGGAGTGGGGAACCAAGAGCCAAGAGCCAGGAACCAAGAATCAAGATGGGCAGGATACTACTAAAGGTATTTTACTGGGCGGTTACACGCAGGCAGAAGGAAGGATAGAGCATAATGATGAGACGTTCTGGATGCTGTATGTTGACCAGAATGGCAATGAGCAGTGGCGCAAGCATGTGAAGGGAGAATCCAGCAAGAAAGAAGAGCGGTTATCAGATATTAAGCTGAACCGTGACGGCTCTATCGTATTGGCCGGAACCAGTGCAGAGGAATTAGGTAAAGAGAACTGGAAGATCGTGAAGCTTGGGGACAGTCAGATCGATCAGCTGATTGAGAAGCAGGACATCAGGATCTATCCGAACCCTGTGAGTGATTATGCGTATGTAGAAATAGGGTTTGAGGGCCAGAGAGTGGGAGCTTTTGAGGCTGAGATCAGTGTGTATGATATGGGCGGAAGGCAGCTTCAGAGCATCAGGACTAAAAACAAGGTGACAAAGATCAACACTCAGGCCTTGGTTCAGGGAGCTTATCTGGTGAGTGTAAAAACCAATGACAACAAAACAGCAAGTGCTAAACTGATTAAAAAATAA
- the rpsT gene encoding 30S ribosomal protein S20 — protein sequence MANHKSALKRIRQNEVRRLRNRYYHKTARTALKALRNEEDKAAAAEQLPKVISLLDKLAKKNIIHKNKAANLKSKLTKHVNKLA from the coding sequence ATGGCAAATCATAAATCAGCATTAAAAAGAATCAGACAAAACGAAGTAAGAAGACTTCGTAACAGATACTACCACAAGACTGCTAGAACAGCCCTGAAGGCGTTAAGAAATGAAGAGGATAAAGCTGCTGCTGCAGAGCAATTGCCAAAAGTAATCTCTTTGTTGGATAAATTAGCGAAGAAAAATATTATCCATAAAAACAAAGCAGCTAACTTAAAAAGCAAATTAACTAAGCACGTTAATAAACTGGCTTAA
- a CDS encoding N-acetylmuramoyl-L-alanine amidase family protein, translated as MYKQNFKIILSFLFILLSNFIFSQKKFTIVLDAGHGGSDHGANRSYNDIGRVAEKDITLAIVLKLGNMLEKNKDFKVIYTRKIDEYPSLSDRTNLANRSKADLFVSVHCNASGRSGPYGTETYVQGPDQNDTNLEVAKRENDVIYLDEKDKQTFGSYDPSSPESLIALKLQQSKYLESSLLLGGFVENNFVNKDKRFSRGVFQKNLHVLRMNAMPSVLIETGFINHPEESHYLASDKGQEEIASSIYDAIISYKKAVDRKSGGSIAIKKPEPEKPTELPLKNDFRILLMSSPMKFNDGDPALKGLNYILQIKENGQYKYYYGVTNMASVRDINLKTAKDAGFRNAFAVGFMPNQKLSTGYYTIELHAGEKLNGNSPILLAYKNAERNKENGVFYYTYGKVYTLEDAVKLQKEIEAKGIKNTVIQKVYK; from the coding sequence ATGTACAAACAAAATTTTAAAATAATTTTATCATTTCTCTTCATACTCCTCAGCAACTTTATTTTTTCACAAAAAAAATTCACTATTGTTCTTGACGCAGGGCATGGAGGAAGTGATCACGGAGCGAACAGATCCTATAATGATATAGGACGGGTAGCTGAAAAAGACATTACCCTTGCCATCGTCCTCAAGCTGGGAAATATGCTTGAAAAGAACAAGGATTTTAAAGTAATCTATACCCGGAAAATTGATGAGTACCCATCTTTATCCGACAGGACCAATCTGGCCAACCGGAGCAAAGCAGACCTATTTGTATCTGTCCATTGTAATGCTTCCGGAAGATCCGGACCTTACGGAACGGAAACCTATGTACAGGGACCGGACCAGAACGACACCAACCTTGAAGTGGCAAAAAGAGAGAACGACGTGATCTATCTGGATGAAAAGGATAAACAGACATTCGGATCCTACGACCCCAGTTCACCGGAATCGCTGATTGCATTGAAACTGCAACAAAGCAAATACCTTGAATCCAGTTTACTGCTTGGAGGATTTGTGGAAAACAATTTTGTCAATAAAGACAAAAGATTCTCAAGGGGAGTATTCCAGAAAAACTTACACGTACTGAGGATGAATGCCATGCCTTCCGTACTTATTGAAACAGGATTCATCAACCACCCTGAAGAAAGCCATTACCTGGCTTCGGATAAAGGACAGGAAGAAATCGCATCCAGTATCTACGATGCGATTATCAGTTATAAAAAAGCGGTAGACCGGAAGTCCGGCGGATCGATAGCTATAAAAAAACCTGAGCCGGAAAAACCTACAGAACTGCCTTTGAAAAATGATTTCAGGATCTTACTGATGAGCTCCCCGATGAAGTTCAATGACGGAGACCCTGCGCTGAAAGGACTGAACTATATCCTTCAGATCAAAGAGAACGGACAATACAAATACTATTATGGAGTAACCAATATGGCTTCCGTAAGAGACATTAACCTAAAAACTGCGAAAGATGCAGGCTTCAGGAATGCATTTGCAGTAGGGTTTATGCCAAATCAGAAGCTGAGCACCGGATACTATACCATAGAATTGCATGCGGGCGAAAAACTGAACGGCAATTCCCCTATCCTGCTGGCCTATAAAAATGCCGAAAGGAATAAAGAAAACGGAGTGTTCTATTACACCTACGGAAAAGTGTATACATTGGAAGATGCCGTAAAGCTGCAGAAAGAAATTGAAGCCAAAGGCATCAAGAATACGGTAATTCAAAAAGTTTATAAATAA
- a CDS encoding putative LPS assembly protein LptD, protein MAKTVFKNILQILIILIFNNFLAQENPGKLSENAANDTIPKRDTIAVKKEALEDVLRTKADDQRRDVPKKMTFLNKNAQVKYQDMQIDADYISIDDNKNLIYARGKQDSLGKIIEPVITTQAGKKYETDQFSYNTKTRQAIAYNARTEESQGVIIANKTKKYNDSVFAMRHALYTTDEYFLKKKDTAADYHLLASNIKLVKTKQKSQIITGPIQMYIEQVPTPLIMPFAILPFSDKRSAGILIPSFGERQDVGFFLNGLGYYQPIGEHFDLKVLADIYTKGSWNLRPEMNYVKKYRYSGNFAADIGTTVRGIKGLDNYSKSSTYRIAWRHTQDTKANPFLTFSASVDIVSNKFYNNTVNNNYIFNQNVLNTQQNSTVTVTKRFLTLPITITGTASYSQNFATGNSDLRLPQMNVAINQFYLFKSKTGVRRGLIENITVNTGFNLTNYVQTNEGELFTQAMWDKLQTGIKNNIALGTNTSFAKYFTFSLAANIDNALTTKTTRKYYDPLKNITVNEVEKGISGYSTFSTTASVQTTLYGMLKFKKGSAIEAIRHMMTPSIGFTYSPDFGGSNFGYYRNYYDANGALTPYSIFDGGIVGSPTSGMVGALGFNIGNNIEMKVRSKKDSTGIKKMKLFESLNLSGNYNFAAKTHPWSVLTVNGQSSFFNNKLSVNTSLSIDPYRIIYIPGQEAGIRTENFGHFSIQGFNVQMSYPLSNEIFGEKTDYSKKYKTKGEIRNENYYFDDDNYAHFEQAWTLNINANYAFTRTLASRTPNRIASVGLDGSIKLTPYWNINGSTHYDMITQQLAYTRIGFARDQRSFTINFNWVPFGQYKVYDFFIGIKANILSDALKYKDRSFTQPNAPF, encoded by the coding sequence TTGGCCAAAACCGTTTTCAAAAATATACTACAAATTTTAATTATCCTAATTTTTAACAATTTTTTAGCACAGGAAAACCCCGGAAAATTGTCTGAAAATGCGGCTAATGATACCATTCCGAAGAGAGATACGATCGCTGTGAAAAAGGAGGCTCTGGAAGACGTGCTCAGGACCAAGGCAGACGACCAGCGAAGAGATGTTCCCAAAAAAATGACTTTCCTGAACAAGAATGCACAGGTAAAATATCAGGACATGCAGATTGATGCGGATTACATCTCCATTGATGATAATAAAAACCTTATTTATGCCCGTGGGAAACAGGATTCCCTGGGTAAGATTATCGAGCCTGTAATTACAACCCAGGCAGGTAAAAAATACGAAACCGACCAGTTCAGCTACAATACCAAAACCAGGCAGGCTATTGCTTATAATGCCAGAACGGAGGAAAGCCAGGGTGTGATTATAGCGAATAAAACGAAAAAGTACAATGACTCTGTCTTTGCCATGCGCCATGCATTGTACACTACGGACGAATATTTCCTGAAGAAAAAAGATACCGCTGCAGATTACCACCTGCTGGCATCCAACATCAAGCTTGTAAAGACCAAGCAAAAATCACAGATCATCACCGGTCCCATACAGATGTATATAGAGCAGGTACCTACGCCGCTCATCATGCCTTTTGCAATTCTTCCGTTTTCAGATAAAAGGTCTGCCGGAATCCTCATTCCGAGTTTCGGAGAGCGGCAGGACGTAGGATTCTTCCTGAACGGACTGGGATATTACCAGCCCATCGGTGAGCATTTTGATCTCAAGGTGCTTGCGGACATTTATACAAAAGGGAGCTGGAACCTGAGACCTGAAATGAATTATGTAAAGAAATACAGGTATTCAGGAAATTTTGCTGCAGATATCGGAACTACAGTGCGTGGAATTAAAGGACTGGATAATTACAGCAAAAGCAGCACCTACAGGATTGCCTGGAGGCATACCCAGGATACCAAAGCCAATCCGTTTCTTACCTTTTCCGCATCGGTGGATATCGTGAGCAATAAGTTTTACAACAATACCGTCAATAACAATTACATATTCAACCAGAATGTCCTGAACACCCAGCAGAACTCTACGGTAACGGTTACAAAAAGATTTCTTACACTTCCTATAACAATAACGGGGACGGCTTCGTACTCACAGAACTTCGCAACGGGTAATTCAGATCTCCGCCTTCCGCAGATGAATGTGGCCATCAACCAGTTTTACCTTTTTAAATCAAAGACGGGAGTAAGAAGAGGACTTATTGAAAACATTACCGTGAATACGGGATTCAACCTAACGAATTATGTGCAGACCAATGAAGGGGAACTCTTTACTCAGGCGATGTGGGACAAACTCCAGACCGGTATTAAAAATAATATAGCGTTAGGAACCAATACCAGCTTTGCTAAATATTTTACATTCAGTCTCGCAGCCAATATCGATAATGCCTTAACCACAAAGACCACAAGGAAATACTATGATCCCTTAAAGAACATCACTGTTAATGAAGTGGAAAAAGGAATTTCCGGGTATTCTACATTCTCTACCACGGCCAGTGTGCAGACCACATTATACGGGATGCTTAAGTTTAAAAAAGGGTCTGCCATTGAAGCGATCAGGCATATGATGACGCCGAGCATCGGATTTACCTATTCACCGGATTTCGGAGGGTCTAATTTCGGGTATTACAGGAATTATTATGATGCCAACGGAGCATTGACACCCTATTCTATTTTTGACGGAGGTATTGTAGGAAGCCCTACCAGCGGAATGGTGGGAGCTTTAGGATTCAATATCGGAAACAATATTGAAATGAAGGTAAGGTCTAAAAAGGATTCTACCGGCATCAAGAAGATGAAGCTTTTTGAATCCCTAAACCTTTCCGGGAACTATAACTTTGCTGCAAAGACGCATCCGTGGTCTGTGCTTACCGTAAACGGGCAGTCTTCCTTTTTCAATAATAAACTGAGTGTAAACACCTCATTATCCATAGACCCGTACCGCATTATCTATATCCCTGGCCAGGAGGCCGGGATCAGGACTGAAAATTTCGGACACTTCAGTATCCAGGGATTCAATGTTCAGATGTCTTATCCTTTAAGCAACGAAATCTTCGGAGAGAAGACAGATTATTCCAAAAAATATAAGACCAAAGGTGAGATCCGGAACGAAAACTACTATTTTGATGATGATAACTATGCGCACTTTGAACAGGCATGGACGTTGAACATCAATGCGAATTATGCATTCACCAGAACGCTTGCTTCCCGTACGCCTAATAGGATCGCATCGGTGGGACTGGACGGAAGTATCAAGCTTACGCCGTACTGGAATATCAACGGCAGTACCCATTATGATATGATTACCCAGCAGCTTGCGTATACAAGGATCGGTTTTGCCAGGGACCAGCGAAGTTTCACGATCAATTTCAACTGGGTTCCTTTCGGACAGTACAAAGTATATGATTTTTTCATCGGGATCAAAGCCAACATCCTGAGCGATGCACTGAAGTACAAAGACAGAAGCTTTACCCAGCCGAATGCTCCTTTCTAA
- a CDS encoding RidA family protein, which produces MKQVINTVNAPAAIGPYSQANMANGVLYISGQIPVDPATGKLVEGIEKETHQVMKNLEAILTEAGMTFKNVVKATIFLKSMDDFAVMNDIYASYLDADSYPARETVQVSCLPKNVDIEISMIAHQD; this is translated from the coding sequence ATGAAACAAGTAATCAATACAGTGAATGCGCCTGCAGCTATCGGGCCTTATTCCCAAGCTAATATGGCTAACGGTGTTTTGTATATTTCAGGGCAGATCCCTGTAGACCCGGCTACAGGTAAACTGGTGGAAGGAATTGAAAAAGAAACGCATCAGGTTATGAAAAACCTGGAGGCCATTCTTACAGAAGCCGGAATGACTTTTAAAAATGTGGTAAAAGCTACTATTTTCCTTAAAAGCATGGATGATTTCGCTGTAATGAATGATATTTATGCTTCTTACCTTGATGCAGACAGCTATCCCGCAAGAGAAACAGTACAGGTTTCATGCCTTCCTAAAAATGTGGATATTGAAATCTCTATGATTGCCCATCAGGATTAA
- a CDS encoding trypsin-like peptidase domain-containing protein has translation MKSTLKKLLPFAVVGVLSGATTVGTLQFLDHKSNTEDQSYFTKSANTSFVGMNTAAVGDDFVKAAKTTVPAVVTIKNYQNRSTSRASEQDLFDFFFGDPFGGRGQQRQRQQQQVPDNMPSGMGSGVIISPDGYIISNNHVVAGANKLEVVLSNKKSYIATLVGTDPNTDISLLKIEEKGLPYLNFANSDNIEVGQWVLAVGNPLGLNSTVTAGIISAKGRGIGILGSQGKAANPIESFIQTDAAINPGNSGGALVNTNGDLIGINSAIQSTTGYYQGYGFAVPSNLARKIIEDIKKFGIVQRGFLGVTSLDLSDEMQVAAYNKQKKTNIKAGSGVFVTGFGENSGAEDAGLKAGDIITKVDSFPITDFSDLSVSIGSKRPGDKVMVTYLRNGKEYTTTVTLKDQKGGTSTRTKADLSVTEKIGAEFDNLSDRFKTDYGLNSGVVAKNVMEGGEMAKIGIVDNYIIVEINGKPVNSQKDVEKILDKYQGNVQVKFVDEYGRIYTKGFKMP, from the coding sequence ATGAAGAGTACTTTAAAAAAACTATTACCATTTGCTGTAGTAGGTGTTTTATCAGGAGCCACTACGGTGGGCACATTACAATTTTTAGATCATAAGTCCAATACGGAGGATCAGTCTTATTTTACCAAGTCTGCCAATACCTCGTTTGTCGGCATGAATACGGCAGCTGTAGGCGATGACTTCGTAAAGGCTGCCAAAACAACCGTTCCGGCTGTGGTAACTATCAAAAACTACCAGAATAGGTCAACAAGCAGGGCATCTGAACAGGATCTGTTTGACTTTTTCTTTGGGGATCCTTTCGGAGGCAGAGGACAGCAGAGGCAGAGACAGCAACAGCAGGTTCCGGACAATATGCCATCAGGAATGGGATCAGGGGTGATCATCTCGCCGGACGGATATATCATTTCCAATAACCACGTGGTAGCCGGAGCCAACAAACTGGAAGTTGTATTAAGCAATAAAAAATCATACATCGCCACTTTGGTGGGCACAGATCCTAATACGGACATTTCCCTTCTTAAAATCGAAGAAAAAGGACTTCCTTATCTGAACTTTGCCAATTCTGATAATATTGAAGTGGGCCAATGGGTACTGGCTGTAGGAAACCCGCTCGGACTTAATTCAACGGTTACCGCCGGAATCATTTCTGCTAAAGGAAGAGGGATCGGAATTTTAGGTTCACAGGGCAAAGCCGCAAATCCTATTGAGAGCTTCATCCAGACCGATGCGGCCATTAATCCGGGTAACTCAGGAGGTGCATTGGTGAATACCAACGGAGACCTGATCGGGATCAACTCGGCAATCCAGTCTACAACAGGATATTATCAGGGGTACGGATTTGCCGTTCCGTCTAACCTGGCCAGAAAAATTATTGAAGACATTAAGAAATTCGGTATCGTACAGAGAGGATTCCTGGGGGTAACTTCTTTAGACCTTTCCGATGAAATGCAGGTAGCGGCTTACAACAAGCAGAAAAAAACCAATATTAAAGCAGGTTCCGGAGTGTTTGTAACCGGTTTCGGAGAAAACAGCGGGGCTGAAGATGCAGGTCTTAAAGCCGGAGACATCATCACTAAAGTTGACAGTTTCCCGATCACAGATTTCTCTGACCTTTCAGTATCCATCGGAAGCAAACGCCCTGGGGACAAGGTAATGGTCACCTACCTGAGAAATGGTAAGGAATACACCACTACAGTAACACTGAAAGACCAGAAAGGCGGCACTTCTACCAGAACGAAAGCGGACCTCAGCGTGACGGAAAAGATCGGAGCTGAATTCGATAATCTTAGTGACCGTTTCAAAACAGACTATGGACTGAACAGCGGTGTGGTTGCCAAAAACGTTATGGAAGGAGGTGAAATGGCGAAGATCGGGATTGTAGATAATTACATCATTGTAGAAATCAACGGTAAGCCGGTAAACTCGCAGAAAGACGTGGAAAAAATACTGGATAAGTACCAGGGTAATGTACAGGTAAAATTTGTGGATGAATACGGAAGGATCTATACGAAAGGATTCAAAATGCCATAA
- the trhO gene encoding oxygen-dependent tRNA uridine(34) hydroxylase TrhO — protein sequence MQLYNTLSAEERAQLIDEAGKERLTLSFYAYAKIQDPKKFRDELFIAWNALDALGRIYVAHEGINAQMSVPADQFEAFRNTLEAYDFMKGIRLNVAVEQDNHSFLKLTIKVRNKIVADGLNDETFDVTNKGVHLKAKEFNELLEDPNTIVVDFRNHYESEVGHFEGAITPDVENFRESLPIINDQLQDFKEDKNLLMYCTGGIRCEKASAYFKHQGFKNVYQLEGGIIEYTRQIKEEGIPSKFIGKNFVFDHRLGERITDDIIAQCHQCGKPCDNHTNCANDACHLLFIQCDECKAAMENCCSTECLETIHLPWEQQVALRKGLQVGNKVFRKGKSEALKFKHSGERSTQTLAKAAKAETKDIRQKIKVKKTLIGKAEHYYSKSKIAQFLIENDGLSVGDKILISGPTTGDQEVSVTQIFVNGNFSDTAVAGDQITFELPFRVRLSDKLYKILNT from the coding sequence ATGCAACTGTATAACACCTTAAGCGCAGAAGAAAGAGCTCAGCTTATTGATGAAGCCGGTAAGGAACGCCTTACATTGTCTTTCTATGCGTATGCCAAAATTCAAGATCCCAAAAAATTTCGCGACGAATTATTTATAGCCTGGAATGCCCTTGATGCATTGGGCCGTATTTATGTTGCACACGAAGGAATCAATGCTCAGATGAGTGTTCCTGCAGATCAGTTTGAAGCATTTCGCAATACACTGGAAGCATATGATTTCATGAAAGGCATCCGCCTGAATGTTGCGGTAGAACAGGATAACCATTCTTTCCTGAAGCTCACCATAAAAGTAAGAAATAAGATTGTTGCCGACGGGCTGAATGACGAAACCTTTGATGTGACAAACAAGGGAGTCCATCTAAAGGCTAAGGAGTTTAATGAACTGCTGGAAGATCCCAACACCATTGTTGTGGATTTCAGAAACCATTATGAAAGCGAAGTAGGACACTTTGAAGGCGCCATCACACCTGATGTGGAAAATTTCCGGGAAAGCCTGCCGATCATCAACGACCAGTTACAGGATTTCAAAGAAGATAAGAACCTGCTCATGTACTGTACCGGCGGAATCCGTTGTGAAAAAGCGAGTGCCTATTTTAAACATCAGGGTTTTAAAAATGTGTACCAGCTGGAAGGGGGTATCATTGAATACACACGCCAGATTAAAGAAGAAGGTATCCCGAGCAAATTCATCGGTAAGAATTTTGTATTTGATCATCGCCTGGGAGAGCGTATTACGGATGATATCATTGCCCAGTGCCACCAATGTGGTAAACCATGTGACAATCATACGAACTGTGCGAATGACGCCTGCCATTTATTATTCATCCAGTGTGATGAGTGTAAGGCGGCCATGGAAAACTGCTGTTCCACAGAATGCCTGGAAACGATTCACCTGCCATGGGAGCAACAGGTTGCTTTAAGAAAAGGACTTCAGGTAGGCAATAAAGTTTTCAGGAAAGGAAAATCGGAAGCGCTCAAATTCAAACATTCCGGAGAGCGTTCAACACAGACCCTGGCTAAAGCAGCAAAAGCTGAAACGAAAGACATCCGTCAGAAAATTAAGGTTAAAAAGACATTGATCGGAAAAGCCGAACATTATTATTCAAAGTCAAAAATTGCCCAGTTTTTAATTGAAAACGACGGACTGTCAGTAGGAGACAAGATCTTGATTTCAGGACCTACAACGGGCGACCAGGAAGTAAGCGTTACTCAGATTTTTGTAAATGGAAATTTCAGCGATACCGCGGTAGCGGGTGATCAGATCACTTTTGAACTTCCGTTCAGAGTTCGTTTATCGGATAAATTATACAAGATCCTGAACACTTAA
- a CDS encoding 5-formyltetrahydrofolate cyclo-ligase, with protein sequence MLKAELRKKYMQKRQALSIDEAFLLSEAVFMNFTAYFNPLPGQSVHIFIPIRKFREIDTQPFIDYCLSRGIRVFVPKVDGTRMISVEITEETVFAVNHWGISEPVSDQDAGFSHFDYIITPLLYADNKGNRVGYGKGFYDSLFSSLSGESKKIGINYFNPDELIEDVWEYDIPLDYLVTPTEVLSFLSGGE encoded by the coding sequence ATGCTTAAAGCAGAACTCAGGAAAAAATATATGCAGAAAAGACAAGCCTTATCAATTGATGAGGCTTTCCTGTTATCTGAAGCTGTCTTCATGAATTTTACAGCTTATTTCAATCCCCTTCCCGGGCAGTCGGTACATATTTTTATTCCGATCAGAAAGTTCAGGGAAATAGATACCCAACCGTTTATTGATTATTGCCTAAGCAGGGGCATCCGTGTTTTTGTTCCTAAGGTGGACGGCACCAGGATGATCTCCGTAGAAATAACAGAGGAAACTGTTTTTGCAGTTAATCATTGGGGGATTTCTGAACCGGTTTCTGATCAGGATGCCGGATTTTCTCATTTTGACTATATTATTACCCCGCTGTTGTACGCGGATAATAAGGGGAATAGGGTAGGATATGGAAAAGGCTTTTATGATAGCCTGTTCAGCAGCCTTTCCGGGGAATCCAAAAAAATCGGGATCAATTACTTTAATCCCGATGAGCTGATAGAAGATGTCTGGGAATATGATATTCCTCTGGATTATTTGGTAACGCCTACGGAAGTGCTGTCCTTTTTAAGCGGTGGTGAATAG